Proteins co-encoded in one Setaria viridis chromosome 9, Setaria_viridis_v4.0, whole genome shotgun sequence genomic window:
- the LOC117838215 gene encoding uncharacterized protein isoform X1 codes for MADGGILVAICQYGGEFTSGPNGNLIYKGGEAHAVDVTRDMSLESFKDEVSKVFHVDVTDMSFKYFLPNNNRTLITISCDRDLQRMVDFTTSAAQVEVFLISRVENRSIVTYSGASAIKPGTTAPGDNKKRPPSKNKVSKNNKKTPTPNVPGTAVQASANNVKQPRPVVTENDDNRVFQLEFGSDIAFATPPGGASTAPGILDQQNLALVDATPRDAVGLFDDSGDPYVGSEITAEPQHGLDSPIVFWDDIIKGVGQEFDNVKDFRAQLCKYAIGKGFAYRFIKNETTRVTVKCVAEGCTWRLHASESSRNKKFVIKKMTDEHTCGGGNGEGQRRATRQWLTNIIKEKLHDNPMLKPKELVKEIYEQYGVTLTYSQVWRGKEVAQKELYHAIRETYSHLPWYSDRLIESNPGSIALLSPMVDTKFRRFFVAFHASLHGFASGCRPLLFLDKVPLKATNDYKLLVAAAVDADDGVFPVAFSVVENENYDSWIWFLMQLKYALSNHNYPYEAMTFLSSGQKGLDAAVSQAFEDSHHAFCLHHIMEEFKGELRKGPWSQQIRDGMIEDFTRAAQACSIEDFNASIESIRNISTEAADWIIASKPEHWSDAIFRGCRYDHFSSNIVDAFNNWIPTKKEGSIVLMIDSLRTKIMEIIESRREACKAWSGPLTPSMEYKAKEEMMKAGKMTVLCSSETVFEVRGNAIFVVNLANWECTCRRWQLSGLPCVHAVAVFNRIGRSYYDYCSKFFRLESYHLTYSGTIFPIPDMDTVDFSAGANLIPPPKPRSSDKPRRKRFNPNKVPTVIRLCSRCKQAGHNKATCEAIL; via the exons ATGGCGGACGGGGGCATTTTGGTAGCCATTTGCCAATATGGTGGAGAGTTCACTTCTGGCCCCAATGGTAACTTGATATACAAAGGAGGAGAAGCACATGCTGTCGATGTCACTCGTGATATGTCACTTGAGAGCTTCAAGGATGAGGTGTCCAAGGTGTTCCATGTTGATGTCACTGACATGTCATTCAAGTACTTCCTTCCAAATAATAACAGAACTCTCATCACAATATCGTGTGATCGAGATTTGCAACGGATGGTTGATTTTACTACTAGTGCTGCACAAGTGGAAGTTTTCTTGATTAGTAGAGTGGAAAACAG GAGTATTGTAACTTACTCTGGAGCATCTGCAATTAAACCTGGGACTACTGCACCTGGTGATAACAAGAAAAGGCCACCTTCCAAAAACAA GGTTTCCAAAAATAACAAGAAGACTCCGACTCCCAATGTTCCAGGAACTGCAGTTCAAGCTAGCGCGAATAATGTCAAGCAGCCAAGACCGGTTGTTACTGAAAATGATGACAACAG GGTTTTCCAACTGGAATTTGGAAGTGATATTGCATTTGCCACCCCACCTGGAGGTGCTTCGACTGCACCAGGCATTCTGGATCAGCAAAATCTTGCTCTTGTTGATGCCACACCTAG GGACGCAGTTGGGCTTTTTGATGATTCTGGCGACCCGTATGTTGGTTCTGAGATTACTGCAGAACCTCAGCATGGACTTGACAGTCCTATTGTATTTTGGGATGACATTATCAAAGGTGTTGGCCAAGAGTTTGATAATGTGAAGGATTTCCGTGCTCAGTTGTGCAAATATGCCATTGGGAAAGGATTTGCATATAGATTCATAAAAAATGAAACAACTCGGGTCACGGTAAAATGTGTTGCGGAGGGCTGCACGTGGCGATTGCATGCATCTGAGTCATCTCGTAACAAGAAATTTGTTATCAAGAAAATGACAGATGAGCATACATGTGGAGGAGGTAATGGAGAAGGTCAGCGTCGAGCGACAAGGCAGTGGCTGACTAACATCATTAAGGAGAAGCTGCATGATAATCCAATGTTGAAGCCGAAAGAGCTTGTCAAAGAAATATATGAACAATATGGAGTTACGCTAACTTATTCGCAGGTTTGGCGAGGTAAAGAAGTAGCGCAGAAGGAACTGTATCACGCTATCAGGGAGACCTACAGCCATTTGCCCTGGTATTCTGATAGACTTATTGAATCCAACCCAGGAAGTATAGCTTTGCTGTCTCCAATGGTGGATACAAAATTCCGTCGCTTTTTTGTTGCATTCCATGCTTCTTTGCATGGCTTTGCAAGTGGGTGCAGGCCCCTCTTATTTCTAGACAAGGTTCCACTGAAAGCAACAAATGATTACAAATTGCTGGTGGCGGCTGCCGTTGATGCAGATGATGGCGTCTTTCCAGTGGCATTTAGCGTGGTTGAAAATGAAAACTACGATAGCTGGATTTGGTTCTTAATGCAGCTGAAATATGCTCTCTCAAATCACAACTACCCTTACGAAGCCATGACATTCTTGTCCAGTGGACAAAAGGGTCTGGATGCTGCTGTTTCTCAAGCTTTTGAAGATAGCCACCATGCCTTCTGTTTGCATCATATCATGGAGGAATTCAAAGGCGAGCTGAGGAAGGGGCCATGGTCACAACAAATAAGAGATGGCATGATTGAGGATTTCACCCGTGCAGCTCAAGCATGCAGCATTGAGGATTTTAATGCATCCATTGAGAGCATAAGAAATATATCCACTGAAGCTGCTGACTGGATCATTGCAAGCAAGCCTGAGCATTGGTCAGATGCCATTTTCAGAGGATGCCGATATGATCATTTCTCCTCAAACATTGTTGATGCCTTCAATAACTGGATACCAACCAAGAAGGAGGGTTCAATAGTGCTGATGATTGACTCCTTGAGAACAAAAATTATGGAGATAATAGAATCAAGGCGTGAAGCTTGCAAGGCGTGGTCAGGGCCATTGACGCCTTCCATGGAATATAAAGCAAAGGAGGAGATGATGAAGGCTGGTAAGATGACCGTGCTGTGCTCCTCTGAAACCGTGTTTGAAGTGCGGGGCAATGCAATTTTTGTTGTCAATCTTGCAAACTGGGAGTGCACATGCCGGAGGTGGCAACTTTCTGGACTCCCGTGTGTGCATGCTGTTGCTGTCTTCAATAGGATTGGGCGATCTTACTATGACTACTGCTCAAAGTTTTTCAGATTAGAAAGCTATCATTTGACTTATTCAGGAACAATCTTCCCAATACCTGACATGGATACAGTTGATTTTAGTGCTGGGGCAAATTTAATTCCACCTCCCAAGCCTCGTTCATCAGATAAACCGAGAAGGAAGCGGTTTAACCCCAACAAGGTCCCTACAGTTATACGACTCTGCAGCAGGTGCAAGCAAGCAGGCCACAATAAGGCAACCTGTGAAGCTATTTTGTAG
- the LOC117838215 gene encoding uncharacterized protein isoform X2 — protein sequence MRWRWAGWTNNCSPCSARVFQLEFGSDIAFATPPGGASTAPGILDQQNLALVDATPRDAVGLFDDSGDPYVGSEITAEPQHGLDSPIVFWDDIIKGVGQEFDNVKDFRAQLCKYAIGKGFAYRFIKNETTRVTVKCVAEGCTWRLHASESSRNKKFVIKKMTDEHTCGGGNGEGQRRATRQWLTNIIKEKLHDNPMLKPKELVKEIYEQYGVTLTYSQVWRGKEVAQKELYHAIRETYSHLPWYSDRLIESNPGSIALLSPMVDTKFRRFFVAFHASLHGFASGCRPLLFLDKVPLKATNDYKLLVAAAVDADDGVFPVAFSVVENENYDSWIWFLMQLKYALSNHNYPYEAMTFLSSGQKGLDAAVSQAFEDSHHAFCLHHIMEEFKGELRKGPWSQQIRDGMIEDFTRAAQACSIEDFNASIESIRNISTEAADWIIASKPEHWSDAIFRGCRYDHFSSNIVDAFNNWIPTKKEGSIVLMIDSLRTKIMEIIESRREACKAWSGPLTPSMEYKAKEEMMKAGKMTVLCSSETVFEVRGNAIFVVNLANWECTCRRWQLSGLPCVHAVAVFNRIGRSYYDYCSKFFRLESYHLTYSGTIFPIPDMDTVDFSAGANLIPPPKPRSSDKPRRKRFNPNKVPTVIRLCSRCKQAGHNKATCEAIL from the exons ATGAGGTGGAGATGGGCTGGATGGACCAATAATTGCAGCCCATGTAGTGCAAG GGTTTTCCAACTGGAATTTGGAAGTGATATTGCATTTGCCACCCCACCTGGAGGTGCTTCGACTGCACCAGGCATTCTGGATCAGCAAAATCTTGCTCTTGTTGATGCCACACCTAG GGACGCAGTTGGGCTTTTTGATGATTCTGGCGACCCGTATGTTGGTTCTGAGATTACTGCAGAACCTCAGCATGGACTTGACAGTCCTATTGTATTTTGGGATGACATTATCAAAGGTGTTGGCCAAGAGTTTGATAATGTGAAGGATTTCCGTGCTCAGTTGTGCAAATATGCCATTGGGAAAGGATTTGCATATAGATTCATAAAAAATGAAACAACTCGGGTCACGGTAAAATGTGTTGCGGAGGGCTGCACGTGGCGATTGCATGCATCTGAGTCATCTCGTAACAAGAAATTTGTTATCAAGAAAATGACAGATGAGCATACATGTGGAGGAGGTAATGGAGAAGGTCAGCGTCGAGCGACAAGGCAGTGGCTGACTAACATCATTAAGGAGAAGCTGCATGATAATCCAATGTTGAAGCCGAAAGAGCTTGTCAAAGAAATATATGAACAATATGGAGTTACGCTAACTTATTCGCAGGTTTGGCGAGGTAAAGAAGTAGCGCAGAAGGAACTGTATCACGCTATCAGGGAGACCTACAGCCATTTGCCCTGGTATTCTGATAGACTTATTGAATCCAACCCAGGAAGTATAGCTTTGCTGTCTCCAATGGTGGATACAAAATTCCGTCGCTTTTTTGTTGCATTCCATGCTTCTTTGCATGGCTTTGCAAGTGGGTGCAGGCCCCTCTTATTTCTAGACAAGGTTCCACTGAAAGCAACAAATGATTACAAATTGCTGGTGGCGGCTGCCGTTGATGCAGATGATGGCGTCTTTCCAGTGGCATTTAGCGTGGTTGAAAATGAAAACTACGATAGCTGGATTTGGTTCTTAATGCAGCTGAAATATGCTCTCTCAAATCACAACTACCCTTACGAAGCCATGACATTCTTGTCCAGTGGACAAAAGGGTCTGGATGCTGCTGTTTCTCAAGCTTTTGAAGATAGCCACCATGCCTTCTGTTTGCATCATATCATGGAGGAATTCAAAGGCGAGCTGAGGAAGGGGCCATGGTCACAACAAATAAGAGATGGCATGATTGAGGATTTCACCCGTGCAGCTCAAGCATGCAGCATTGAGGATTTTAATGCATCCATTGAGAGCATAAGAAATATATCCACTGAAGCTGCTGACTGGATCATTGCAAGCAAGCCTGAGCATTGGTCAGATGCCATTTTCAGAGGATGCCGATATGATCATTTCTCCTCAAACATTGTTGATGCCTTCAATAACTGGATACCAACCAAGAAGGAGGGTTCAATAGTGCTGATGATTGACTCCTTGAGAACAAAAATTATGGAGATAATAGAATCAAGGCGTGAAGCTTGCAAGGCGTGGTCAGGGCCATTGACGCCTTCCATGGAATATAAAGCAAAGGAGGAGATGATGAAGGCTGGTAAGATGACCGTGCTGTGCTCCTCTGAAACCGTGTTTGAAGTGCGGGGCAATGCAATTTTTGTTGTCAATCTTGCAAACTGGGAGTGCACATGCCGGAGGTGGCAACTTTCTGGACTCCCGTGTGTGCATGCTGTTGCTGTCTTCAATAGGATTGGGCGATCTTACTATGACTACTGCTCAAAGTTTTTCAGATTAGAAAGCTATCATTTGACTTATTCAGGAACAATCTTCCCAATACCTGACATGGATACAGTTGATTTTAGTGCTGGGGCAAATTTAATTCCACCTCCCAAGCCTCGTTCATCAGATAAACCGAGAAGGAAGCGGTTTAACCCCAACAAGGTCCCTACAGTTATACGACTCTGCAGCAGGTGCAAGCAAGCAGGCCACAATAAGGCAACCTGTGAAGCTATTTTGTAG
- the LOC117840021 gene encoding transcription factor bHLH19: MNSSLDHQWLEELENEDLRELDFIDPLSIHQLAESMANELWEQPSQEQQVELDQRQQRSYPEAFSVLGDDINKSYPKGFPTAITAGGGDDSMFSFVDGNSKQLSFSAREHKQEGNTPSLTMTKETKGGRRASSSVPEHVISERKRREKMHLQFATLASIIPDVTKTDKVSLLGSAIDYVHHLRGRLKALQEEHQRSTGSTAESPPLDARCCIGFEDDGEASPKIEADVRGRTVMLRVVCREKKGVLIMVLKELEKHGLTIINTNVLPLSESSSLNITVTAQIEDGSSTAVDLVNNLNSALKKF; the protein is encoded by the exons ATGAACTCCTCACTCGATCATCAATGGCTGGAGGAACTG GAAAACGAGGATCTCCGGGAGCTCGACTTCATTGACCCGCTGAGCATACATCAGCTTGCGGAATCCATGGCCAACGAGCTCTGGGAGCAGCCTTCTCAAGAACAGCAAGTAGAATTGGATCAACGGCAGCAGCGTTCGTACCCGGAAGCCTTCTCCGTTCTCGGGGACGACATCAACAAATCCTACCCCAAGGGCTTCCCGACGGCCATcaccgcgggcggcggcgacgacagcATGTTCTCCTTCGTCGACGGCAACTCAAAGCAGTTGAGCTTCTCTGCGCGAGAGCACAAGCAGGAAGGCAACACACCGTCGCTGACGATGACCAAGGAGACGAAAGGCGGGCGGAGGGCGAGCTCGAGCGTGCCTGAGCACGTCATTTCGGAGAGGAAGCGGCGGGAGAAGATGCACCTCCAGTTCGCGACACTCGCGTCCATCATCCCCGACGTCACCAAG ACAGACAAGGTGTCCCTTCTAGGGAGCGCCATCGACTACGTGCACCACCTCAGGGGAAGGCTCAAGGCCCTGCAGGAGGAGCACCAACGGAGCACCGGCAGCACGGCGGAGTCCCCACCGCTGGATGCCAGgtgctgcatcggcttcgaggATGACGGCGAGGCGAGCCCCAAGATCGAGGCCGACGTCCGGGGAAGGACGGTTATGCTGAGGGTGGTGTGCCGGGAGAAGAAGGGGGTGCTGATCATGGTGCTCAAGGAGCTGGAGAAGCACGGCCTGACCATCATCAACACCAACGTCTTGCCGCTCTCCGAGTCGTCGTCGCTGAACATCACCGTTACCGCGCAG ATTGAAGACGGATCTTCTACCGCAGTTGACCTTGTGAATAATCTAAATTCTGCTCTAAAAAAATTTTAG
- the LOC117840788 gene encoding uncharacterized protein has translation MDSSASQWLAELENDDLGGLEFIDPLSMQQLAESLANELWNEPRAPQEQQQEQNYQPQQCTPPPKGFAFVGDLNLNTANGRCPTPVVSAGGIDNMFSFTAGGLSAPLNFTAQEETGQAESVATGSTVGKCCSSSTTEKKSGGRKPSSSVKEHVIAERKRREKMHHQFATLASIIPDITKTDKVSVLGSTIEYLHHLRNRLRTLQEQQHQQGSSTAESPTTLNARRCCIASEGDGAASPKIEADVQGTTVLLRVVCRKKKGVLIMVLTELEKHRLSIINTNVVPFAKSSLNITITAQTKLLGDINPFVHDVQPFVHMYNACKSMVLT, from the exons ATGGACTCCTCGGCCAGTCAATGGCTGGCAGAACTC GAGAACGATGATCTTGGAGGACTGGAGTTCATCGACCCGCTGAGCATGCAGCAGCTTGCGGAATCCCTGGCCAACGAGCTCTGGAACGAGCCTCGGGCTCCTCAAGAGCAGCAGCAAGAACAAAACTATCAACCGCAGCAATGCACTCCACCGCCGAAAGGCTTCGCGTTCGTGGGCGACCTCAACCTCAACACTGCCAACGGCCGCTGTCCAACTCCTGTTGTCAGTGCAGGCGGCATCGACAACATGTTCTCCTTCACTGCCGGCGGCTTGTCGGCCCCACTGAACTTCACGGCACAAGAGGAAACAGGGCAAGCAGAGAGCGTCGCCACCGGCAGCACCGTTGGGAAATGCTGCTCGTCATCGACGACGGAGAAGAAAAGCGGCGGCCGGAAGCCGAGCTCGAGCGTGAAGGAGCACGTCATCGCCGAGAGGAAGCGGCGGGAGAAGATGCACCACCAGTTCGCAACGCTCGCGTCCATCATCCCCGACATCACCAAG ACAGACAAGGTGTCCGTCTTGGGCAGCACCATCGAGTACCTGCACCACCTGAGGAACAGGCTCAGGACACTGCAAGAGCAGCAGCACCAACAGGGCAGCAGCACCGCGGAGTCCCCCACCACGTTGAACGCACGCCGCTGCTGCATCGCCTCCgagggcgacggcgcggcgagcCCGAAGATCGAGGCGGACGTGCAAGGGACGACGGTTCTTCTGAGGGTGGTGTGCCGGAAGAAGAAGGGGGTGCTGATCATGGTGCTCACGGAGCTGGAGAAGCACCGCCTGTCCATCATCAACACCAACGTTGTGCCGTTCGCAAAGTCATCACTGAACATCACTATCACGGCACAG ACTAAATTGTTAGGTGATATCAACCCATTTGTTCATGATGTTCAACCTTTTGTTCACATGTACAATGCTTGCAAAAGCATGGTGTTGACTTAA